agccattctcctgcctcagcctcccaagtagttgggattacaggtgtgagccaccacacccagctgcccaTTTTTTGTGAGCCTTAGTGGATCATCCTGAGTATCCCATTTGAGAGACAATCACTTTACCCTCATTTTTTAATTACTTACCTAGCAGTTAAGCTGTAAAAGATATAACTAAATACTTGACTCTGTGCTGTCAAATGTcaaatgctgatttttaaaaattcatgtatttCTGTAACTTTTAGCAAAATTAACTCTACTGAAGCAAAGCTCTCATATTTGTTTCTCACCTTTATTGTATAATAATTCTAAGCACATAACTGTCCCCCTTATTGTATAGTAATTCCAACTACATAACTGTCCTATTATTACTTAACTGAGATCACATTCCCAATCATTGCCACAACTCCTGAATCTTGTTCCATTTCTCCCACAACCAGGCTAATTTTACCCTTTCTTCAGTGACAGAAGAGGCCTGGGCTATGGCTGAGCCTAAATATGTTTGCTATTTCAGGTGACATTTAATGATGTGGCTATAGACTTCACTCATGAAGAGTGGGGATGGCTCAGTTCTGCTCAGAGGGACTTATACAAGGATGTGATGGTCCAGAATTATGAGAACCTGGTCTCTGTAGGTAAGGATATTACCCCTTCCACTCCAGTAGGGGACACCTTTCTTTTGCCACCCTGAATTGCTGGAGACCCTCCTAAGTAAATGGCTGAATTTCTGTAGCATGTTCCCAAGGAAATGTGCAGCTCTGTTGTGCCCTGCCTGAAGCTTATCTTTCCATTTCGATGAATACCCTTCATCCCTTCCTGTGGTCCCTCTTGTGATGGCCTCTCATAATAGAGGACCACGGCTTAAACAATTCTGTATTCTTCCTGTAAGCAGGTCTTTCTGTAACTAAGCCATATGTGATCACGTTATTGGAGGATGGAAAAGAGCCCTGGATGATGGAGAAAAAACTGTCAAAAGGTATGATTCCAGGTGAGTCATGGTGAACGAGACAAAGGAAGATTTTGTTAAAAAGGGTCCCAAACTCTTTATAGTGAGTTTATAGTGAGTGTGGAGGCATTTTAGGTATACTGTTTTCAAAGATCTcagatagaaatgaaaaattgtgGGATATTTAGCTTAGATTTTCAAAACAATTGTTCCTCTATCCCAAATTATTATCTGTATCACTCATGTCATCCAATCAAGGTTAGAGGTTTTTGCCTTCATAATAATTCAATTGTTACTCTATTCATAACAGTAAGGcaaattattctttcttaaatctacttaaagaaaaacatactgATAGTTTTAGGCTAAGAAAAGCTGTCAATTAGATGGGAAATCACTTTTCTAAAGCTGAGCGTTGTAGATGAAATATGAACAtattagaggaaaaaatgaacatatataaatatgtttctaGGAATATTTTCTAATGTCCAATAAATGACATGATTCACACAGTTTCTTCATAACTTCAGAAAGCCTAAATCTTTGTCAGCTATAAAGAGCATTTAGATTATTGTGTTTTTACTGCAACTGTTTAATAACATCAATTCTGTATTTTAAGCATGTTAATCTGGCAGCAAATTGAGATTAATTGAATGTTGGAGAAAAAGGCTATGAGACAAAATGCAATCTTTCATACATGCATATAGGCACAAAATGATGGCTTGGAATCCAGAATGCcttccacattttatttctgataacttcctttttttccataCTATTTCATccattacatatatttttcccatttccatTATCACACTGTGTTCCCACTTCTGTGAACTCTGTATTCTCTGCTCCATTTGAGCACTGTTCAGAAATCATTGAAATATTTCAGTTGTCAGAACTATGTGTTTTCTGGGGGCTTCATTTCTAATCCAGTTCTCCTAATTCCAATTTAGAAGTTTCTtttcaaatagttaaaaaaaaacaaaacagtgcttTGCTTTTTTGATGTATTTCAGATTGGGAATCAAGATGGGAAAACAAGGAATTATCAACAAAGAAGGATAATTATGATGAAGATTCACCCCAAACAGTAATAATAGAAAAAGTTGTAAAACAAAGTTATGAATTTTCAAATTCTAAGAAGAATTTGGAATATATAGAGAAGTTGGAAGGGAAGCATGGAAGTCAGGTAGACCATTTCAGACCAGCAATTCTCACCTCTAGAGAAAGCCCCACTGCAGACAGTGTTTACAAATACAATATATTTAGAAGCACCTTTCATTCAAAGTCTACTCTTTCTGAACCACAAAAAATTTCTGCTGAAGGGAATTCACACAAATATGATATATTAAAGAAGAACTTACCAAAAAAGTCAgttataaaaaatgagaaagtcaaTGGTGGAAAGAAACTTTTGAATTCTAATAAAAGTGGGGCAGCCTTCAGCCAGGGCAAATCTCTTACCCTTCCCCAGACTTGTAATAGAGAGAAAATCTATAcatgcagtgaatgtgggaaagcctttggCAAACAGTCAATCCTCAATCGCCACTGGAgaattcatacaggagagaaGCCCTATGAATGTCGTGAATGTGGGAAGACTTTTAGCCATGGCTCATCCCTTACACGACATCTGATAAGCCAtagtggagagaaaccttacaaatgtattgaatgtgggaaggcctttagCCATGTCTCATCACTTACTAACCATCAGAgcactcacactggagagaaaccatatgaATGTATGAACTGTGGAAAGTCTTTTAGTCGTGTGTCCCATCTTATTGAACATCTAAGAATTCATACTCAAGAAAAACTCTATGAGTGTCGTATATGTGGAAAGGCCTTCATTCATAGGTCATCTCTCATTCACCATCAGAAAAtccatactggagagaagccttatgAATGTAgagaatgtgggaaagctttcTGCTGTAGCTCACACCTTACTCGACATCAAAGAATTCACACTATGGAGAAACAATATGAATGCAACAAATGTCTGAAAGTCTTTAGTAGCCTCTCATTTCTTGTTCAGCATCAGAGTATTCATACTGAAGAAAAACCCTTTGAATGTCAGAAATGCAGGAAATCCTTCAACCAGCTTGAATCACTGAATATGCATTTGAGAAATCACATTAGATTGAAACCCTACGAATGCAGTatatgtgggaaagcctttagtcATAGGTCATCCCTGCTTCAACATCacagaattcatactggagagaaaccttatgaatgtattaaatgtgGGAAGACCTTCAGCTGTAGTTCAAACCTTACCgtacatcagagaattcacactggagaaaagccATATAAATGTAATGAGTGTGGGA
The DNA window shown above is from Homo sapiens chromosome 19, GRCh38.p14 Primary Assembly and carries:
- the ZNF181 gene encoding zinc finger protein 181 isoform X3 — encoded protein: MPQVTFNDVAIDFTHEEWGWLSSAQRDLYKDVMVQNYENLVSVAGLSVTKPYVITLLEDGKEPWMMEKKLSKDWESRWENKELSTKKDNYDEDSPQTVIIEKVVKQSYEFSNSKKNLEYIEKLEGKHGSQVDHFRPAILTSRESPTADSVYKYNIFRSTFHSKSTLSEPQKISAEGNSHKYDILKKNLPKKSVIKNEKVNGGKKLLNSNKSGAAFSQGKSLTLPQTCNREKIYTCSECGKAFGKQSILNRHWRIHTGEKPYECRECGKTFSHGSSLTRHLISHSGEKPYKCIECGKAFSHVSSLTNHQSTHTGEKPYECMNCGKSFSRVSHLIEHLRIHTQEKLYECRICGKAFIHRSSLIHHQKIHTGEKPYECRECGKAFCCSSHLTRHQRIHTMEKQYECNKCLKVFSSLSFLVQHQSIHTEEKPFECQKCRKSFNQLESLNMHLRNHIRLKPYECSICGKAFSHRSSLLQHHRIHTGEKPYECIKCGKTFSCSSNLTVHQRIHTGEKPYKCNECGKAFSKGSNLTAHQRVHNGEKPNSVVSVEKPLDYMNHYTCEKSYRRETV
- the ZNF181 gene encoding zinc finger protein 181 isoform X1: MPQVTFNDVAIDFTHEEWGWLSSAQRDLYKDVMVQNYENLVSVAGLSVTKPYVITLLEDGKEPWMMEKKLSKGMIPDWESRWENKELSTKKDNYDEDSPQTVIIEKVVKQSYEFSNSKKNLEYIEKLEGKHGSQVDHFRPAILTSRESPTADSVYKYNIFRSTFHSKSTLSEPQKISAEGNSHKYDILKKNLPKKSVIKNEKVNGGKKLLNSNKSGAAFSQGKSLTLPQTCNREKIYTCSECGKAFGKQSILNRHWRIHTGEKPYECRECGKTFSHGSSLTRHLISHSGEKPYKCIECGKAFSHVSSLTNHQSTHTGEKPYECMNCGKSFSRVSHLIEHLRIHTQEKLYECRICGKAFIHRSSLIHHQKIHTGEKPYECRECGKAFCCSSHLTRHQRIHTMEKQYECNKCLKVFSSLSFLVQHQSIHTEEKPFECQKCRKSFNQLESLNMHLRNHIRLKPYECSICGKAFSHRSSLLQHHRIHTGEKPYECIKCGKTFSCSSNLTVHQRIHTGEKPYKCNECGKAFSKGSNLTAHQRVHNGEKPNSVVSVEKPLDYMNHYTCEKSYRRETV
- the ZNF181 gene encoding zinc finger protein 181 isoform X4 produces the protein MPQVTFNDVAIDFTHEEWGWLSSAQRDLYKDVMVQNYENLVSVGLSVTKPYVITLLEDGKEPWMMEKKLSKDWESRWENKELSTKKDNYDEDSPQTVIIEKVVKQSYEFSNSKKNLEYIEKLEGKHGSQVDHFRPAILTSRESPTADSVYKYNIFRSTFHSKSTLSEPQKISAEGNSHKYDILKKNLPKKSVIKNEKVNGGKKLLNSNKSGAAFSQGKSLTLPQTCNREKIYTCSECGKAFGKQSILNRHWRIHTGEKPYECRECGKTFSHGSSLTRHLISHSGEKPYKCIECGKAFSHVSSLTNHQSTHTGEKPYECMNCGKSFSRVSHLIEHLRIHTQEKLYECRICGKAFIHRSSLIHHQKIHTGEKPYECRECGKAFCCSSHLTRHQRIHTMEKQYECNKCLKVFSSLSFLVQHQSIHTEEKPFECQKCRKSFNQLESLNMHLRNHIRLKPYECSICGKAFSHRSSLLQHHRIHTGEKPYECIKCGKTFSCSSNLTVHQRIHTGEKPYKCNECGKAFSKGSNLTAHQRVHNGEKPNSVVSVEKPLDYMNHYTCEKSYRRETV
- the ZNF181 gene encoding zinc finger protein 181 isoform X2, with the protein product MPQVTFNDVAIDFTHEEWGWLSSAQRDLYKDVMVQNYENLVSVGLSVTKPYVITLLEDGKEPWMMEKKLSKGMIPDWESRWENKELSTKKDNYDEDSPQTVIIEKVVKQSYEFSNSKKNLEYIEKLEGKHGSQVDHFRPAILTSRESPTADSVYKYNIFRSTFHSKSTLSEPQKISAEGNSHKYDILKKNLPKKSVIKNEKVNGGKKLLNSNKSGAAFSQGKSLTLPQTCNREKIYTCSECGKAFGKQSILNRHWRIHTGEKPYECRECGKTFSHGSSLTRHLISHSGEKPYKCIECGKAFSHVSSLTNHQSTHTGEKPYECMNCGKSFSRVSHLIEHLRIHTQEKLYECRICGKAFIHRSSLIHHQKIHTGEKPYECRECGKAFCCSSHLTRHQRIHTMEKQYECNKCLKVFSSLSFLVQHQSIHTEEKPFECQKCRKSFNQLESLNMHLRNHIRLKPYECSICGKAFSHRSSLLQHHRIHTGEKPYECIKCGKTFSCSSNLTVHQRIHTGEKPYKCNECGKAFSKGSNLTAHQRVHNGEKPNSVVSVEKPLDYMNHYTCEKSYRRETV